A part of Magnetospirillum sp. ME-1 genomic DNA contains:
- a CDS encoding Hsp20 family protein, whose amino-acid sequence MLSYDFSPLLRTAIGFERLARQAEAAARSDADSAYPPYNIETAGEDHYRITLAVAGFSSKELEIETLDNVLAITGKKPEEEASASYLHKGIASRGFTRRFSLADHVRVTGANLADGLLTIDLVREIPEAMKPRRIEIAGEAPTSLFAKAKKLIEGPGKKDAA is encoded by the coding sequence ATGTTGAGCTACGACTTTTCCCCCCTGCTGCGCACCGCCATCGGTTTCGAGCGCCTGGCCCGCCAGGCCGAGGCTGCGGCCCGCTCCGACGCCGATTCCGCCTACCCGCCCTACAATATCGAGACCGCCGGCGAGGACCATTACCGCATCACCCTGGCCGTGGCGGGCTTCTCGTCCAAGGAACTGGAGATCGAGACCCTGGACAACGTCCTTGCCATCACCGGCAAGAAGCCTGAGGAGGAGGCAAGCGCCAGCTACCTGCACAAGGGCATCGCGTCGCGCGGCTTCACCCGCCGCTTCTCCCTGGCCGATCACGTGCGGGTGACGGGGGCCAATCTGGCCGATGGCCTGCTCACCATCGATCTGGTGCGCGAGATCCCCGAGGCCATGAAGCCCCGCCGCATCGAAATCGCCGGCGAGGCTCCCACCAGCCTGTTCGCCAAGGCCAAGAAACTGATCGAGGGCCCCGGCAAGAAGGACGCCGCCTGA
- a CDS encoding substrate-binding periplasmic protein, producing the protein MSPASVKADDVLRFSTGMIAPWTNAAGTGFHQRLIHLLADKLGRPADLEVIAASSRALKLADDGIIDGLAGRVAGLDREYTNLIAVPERMFVNDFVACASPGAPLPTDWAAVGPFSVAYVIGWQVFEHNLPRVRELTTVKDSAQLLGLLRAGRVELILHERWQILWLAREAGIPLVCAEPPLARVPMYIYLHRRHADLAPAVADILRRMKKDGSYDAIARQVFGGLGPSVTEVK; encoded by the coding sequence ATGTCCCCCGCATCGGTTAAGGCCGACGATGTCCTGCGCTTTTCCACCGGTATGATCGCTCCTTGGACCAACGCGGCCGGCACCGGGTTCCACCAGCGCCTGATCCACCTTCTGGCGGACAAGCTGGGCCGTCCGGCGGACCTGGAGGTCATTGCCGCCTCGTCGCGGGCGCTCAAACTGGCCGATGACGGAATCATCGACGGACTGGCGGGACGGGTGGCGGGATTGGACAGGGAATATACCAATCTGATCGCCGTTCCCGAGCGGATGTTCGTCAACGACTTCGTGGCCTGTGCATCGCCCGGCGCTCCGCTTCCCACCGACTGGGCCGCCGTGGGGCCGTTTTCCGTCGCCTATGTCATCGGCTGGCAGGTGTTCGAGCACAACCTGCCGCGGGTACGCGAACTGACCACCGTGAAGGATTCCGCCCAGTTGCTGGGCCTGCTCAGGGCCGGACGGGTAGAACTGATCCTGCATGAACGCTGGCAGATCCTGTGGCTGGCCCGCGAGGCCGGAATCCCGCTGGTCTGCGCCGAGCCGCCGCTGGCCAGGGTGCCCATGTACATCTACCTGCACCGCCGCCATGCCGACCTGGCCCCGGCCGTCGCCGACATCCTGCGCCGGATGAAGAAGGACGGATCGTACGATGCTATCGCCCGCCAGGTCTTCGGCGGCCTGGGCCCATCGGTGACGGAGGTCAAATGA
- a CDS encoding ATP-binding protein: MTFMSSLARKNSVAHRLIIRLGSVGLVMAMAMAAGLVAADYHIATSRTEERFQQIEAGYLASVAENVWLQDHERLAQLVAGIGQFPYVQQVRVTDEAGTVMAESGTREDPDEIARSFPLTRFYSARELGIGRLDISVSKGRMLMPVYHRAGLLFLANIALMAGILAALYWQVYTLVAQPLSRMAAHVRHANLDTGEWKMLPGDLHDELNELAMAYADMRRAIERGYHALQAREEHLRLLFDNSPVSLWEEDFSEVKKAILSLDGAIGGGLDGHLAHHPDFIDRCAALVKVINVNAATLALHKAPSAAALLGNLEKTFTPASRQAFARQLVAIWNGETQLSVEGEVKTLDGEPRVVVVHWRVTPGHEDSLDRVLVALENVTERKAAEQALAASMEKLISTNHELERMTEITAHDLQEPVRGIVSFSQLLERRMGPTLDGETRDLLAYLKAAGHRMQDQVRGLLTYAQTAPMGTAMEPVGLDEALRRALKDLQGEIERRSASVKAGALPRVMGNAQLLADLFTRLIDNGLKFTRSESSPRIEIAASLDGDMVTVSVTDHGIGILPSYADDVFQVFRRLHGPEQFPGIGIGLAICRKIVERLGGRIWVDTMVTEGCTIRFTLPRAP, from the coding sequence ATGACCTTCATGTCCTCCCTCGCCCGCAAGAACAGCGTCGCCCATCGGCTAATCATCCGCCTGGGCAGCGTGGGATTGGTCATGGCCATGGCCATGGCCGCGGGCCTGGTCGCCGCCGACTACCACATCGCCACCAGCCGGACGGAAGAGCGTTTCCAGCAGATCGAGGCCGGCTATCTGGCCAGCGTGGCGGAAAACGTCTGGCTGCAGGACCATGAGCGGCTGGCGCAACTGGTGGCGGGCATCGGCCAGTTCCCCTACGTCCAGCAGGTCCGCGTCACCGACGAGGCCGGCACCGTCATGGCCGAGAGCGGCACCCGCGAGGATCCCGACGAGATCGCGAGATCCTTTCCCCTCACCCGGTTCTATTCGGCGCGCGAGCTGGGTATCGGCCGCCTGGACATCTCGGTGAGCAAGGGCAGGATGCTCATGCCGGTATATCACCGGGCCGGATTGCTGTTCCTGGCCAACATCGCCCTGATGGCCGGTATCCTGGCCGCTCTTTACTGGCAGGTCTATACCCTCGTCGCCCAGCCTCTGTCCCGAATGGCCGCCCATGTGCGCCACGCCAATCTCGACACGGGCGAATGGAAAATGCTTCCGGGCGACCTCCATGACGAGCTGAACGAGCTGGCCATGGCCTATGCCGACATGCGCCGCGCCATCGAACGCGGCTACCACGCGCTGCAGGCGCGGGAAGAACATCTGCGGCTGCTGTTCGACAATTCCCCGGTTTCGCTGTGGGAAGAGGACTTCTCCGAGGTCAAGAAAGCGATCCTGTCCCTCGACGGCGCCATCGGCGGCGGACTGGACGGCCATCTCGCCCACCATCCGGATTTCATCGACCGCTGCGCCGCCCTGGTCAAGGTGATCAACGTCAACGCCGCCACCCTGGCGCTGCACAAGGCACCAAGCGCGGCCGCCCTGCTCGGCAATCTGGAAAAGACCTTCACCCCGGCGTCGCGCCAGGCCTTCGCCCGCCAGCTGGTGGCGATCTGGAACGGTGAGACGCAACTATCGGTCGAAGGCGAGGTCAAGACCCTGGACGGCGAACCGAGGGTGGTGGTGGTCCATTGGCGCGTCACTCCGGGACACGAAGACAGCCTGGACCGGGTGCTGGTGGCCCTGGAAAACGTCACCGAACGCAAGGCGGCGGAACAGGCCCTGGCGGCCTCCATGGAAAAGCTGATCAGCACCAATCACGAACTGGAACGGATGACCGAGATCACCGCCCACGATCTGCAGGAACCGGTGCGCGGCATCGTCAGCTTCAGCCAGTTGCTGGAGCGCCGCATGGGCCCGACCCTGGACGGAGAAACCCGCGACCTGCTGGCCTATCTGAAAGCGGCGGGACACCGGATGCAGGATCAGGTCCGCGGATTGCTCACCTATGCCCAGACGGCGCCCATGGGTACGGCCATGGAGCCGGTCGGCCTGGACGAGGCGCTGCGCCGGGCGCTCAAGGATCTGCAGGGGGAGATCGAACGCCGCTCCGCCTCGGTCAAGGCCGGGGCCCTGCCCCGGGTCATGGGCAATGCCCAGCTTCTGGCCGATCTGTTCACCCGCCTGATCGACAACGGCCTGAAATTCACCCGCAGCGAGTCCAGCCCCCGAATCGAGATCGCCGCCAGCCTGGATGGCGACATGGTCACCGTTTCGGTGACCGACCACGGCATCGGCATCCTGCCGTCCTATGCCGACGACGTGTTCCAGGTGTTCCGCCGCCTCCATGGCCCGGAGCAGTTTCCCGGCATCGGCATCGGCCTGGCCATCTGCCGCAAGATCGTCGAGCGCCTGGGCGGACGCATCTGGGTCGACACCATGGTCACCGAGGGCTGCACCATCCGCTTCACCTTGCCGAGGGCGCCATAG
- the cysC gene encoding adenylyl-sulfate kinase, which yields MSNTATALKVSPEASVSQSASPMKIVVVGHVDHGKSTLVGRILNETGALPEGKVEYLREVCDKRGMPFEWAFVMDALQAERDQGITIDTAQIRFKTAHRPYVIIDAPGHKEFLKNMVSGAASAEAAVLVIDAHEGVQEQSRRHGYLLHLLGLRQIAVAVNKMDLVDFSETRFNEVKAEIVAYLNSIGVEPTYVIPVAARSGANIAETAAETPWYTGPSVLGALDLFEPAKPLTDLPLRLPVQDVYKFDERRIIAGRIESGRLKVGDTLVFSPSGKMAKIATIETWGNTVAAVSAGAGQSVGITLDEQIFVERGNVASLEHHTPYQSHDLKARVFWLGRGPLKVGSRYKLKLATAEHVVDVVTIERVIDVEDLANHQGTEVARNAVAEVVFRAKSPIAHDSFIDNPRLGRFVLVEGYDIVGGGVIAETPAGEARSRSTHVTEVPHKVDAETRAIANGHRGGVVWLTGLSGAGKSTIAMEVERQLFLKGWQVTVLDGDNVRTGLCGDLGFSDADRAENIRRVGETANLFAEAGMVVVTSFISPFRADREKVRAINPDTFHEVYVATGLDECERRDPKGLYKKARAGEISYFTGIGSAYEAPALPELTLTTEGKSVDESVADLLRYIENAFSLSAREQANGWGL from the coding sequence ATGAGCAACACCGCAACCGCCCTTAAAGTCAGCCCCGAGGCCTCCGTGTCCCAATCCGCTTCCCCCATGAAGATCGTCGTGGTCGGCCACGTGGATCACGGCAAGTCCACCCTGGTGGGCCGCATCCTCAACGAGACCGGCGCACTGCCCGAGGGCAAGGTCGAGTATCTCCGGGAAGTCTGCGACAAGCGCGGCATGCCCTTCGAATGGGCCTTCGTCATGGATGCGCTGCAGGCCGAGCGCGACCAGGGCATCACCATCGATACCGCCCAGATCCGCTTCAAGACCGCGCACCGGCCCTACGTCATCATCGATGCGCCGGGGCACAAGGAATTCCTGAAGAACATGGTGTCGGGCGCGGCGTCCGCCGAGGCTGCCGTGCTGGTCATCGACGCCCATGAAGGCGTGCAGGAGCAGTCGCGCCGCCACGGCTACCTGCTGCACCTCCTGGGCCTGCGCCAGATCGCCGTGGCGGTCAACAAGATGGATCTGGTAGATTTCTCGGAAACCCGCTTCAACGAGGTGAAGGCCGAGATCGTCGCCTATCTCAACTCCATCGGCGTCGAGCCCACCTACGTCATTCCGGTGGCCGCCCGCTCGGGCGCCAACATCGCCGAGACGGCCGCCGAGACCCCCTGGTATACGGGGCCCAGCGTTCTGGGGGCGCTGGACCTGTTCGAGCCGGCCAAGCCGCTGACCGATCTGCCGCTGCGCCTGCCGGTGCAGGACGTCTACAAGTTCGACGAGCGCCGCATCATCGCCGGACGCATCGAATCCGGCCGCCTCAAGGTGGGCGACACCCTGGTGTTCTCGCCCTCGGGCAAGATGGCCAAGATCGCCACCATCGAGACCTGGGGCAACACCGTGGCCGCCGTGTCGGCCGGGGCCGGCCAGTCGGTGGGCATCACGCTGGACGAGCAGATCTTCGTCGAGCGCGGCAACGTCGCCAGCCTGGAGCACCACACCCCCTACCAGTCCCACGACCTGAAGGCCCGCGTCTTCTGGCTGGGCCGGGGACCGCTCAAGGTGGGGTCGCGCTACAAGCTGAAACTGGCCACCGCCGAGCACGTGGTGGACGTAGTGACCATCGAGCGGGTCATCGACGTGGAGGACCTGGCCAACCACCAGGGCACCGAGGTGGCCCGCAACGCCGTCGCCGAGGTGGTGTTCCGCGCCAAGTCGCCCATCGCCCATGACTCGTTCATCGACAATCCCCGCCTGGGCCGTTTCGTGCTGGTCGAGGGCTACGACATCGTCGGCGGCGGCGTCATCGCCGAGACGCCGGCGGGCGAGGCGCGGTCGCGCTCGACCCACGTCACCGAGGTGCCCCACAAGGTGGATGCCGAGACCCGGGCCATCGCCAACGGCCATCGCGGCGGCGTGGTGTGGCTGACCGGCCTGTCGGGCGCCGGCAAGTCCACCATCGCCATGGAGGTGGAGCGCCAGCTGTTCCTCAAGGGCTGGCAGGTCACCGTGCTGGACGGCGACAACGTGCGTACCGGGTTGTGCGGCGATCTGGGCTTCTCGGATGCCGACCGCGCCGAGAACATCCGCCGCGTCGGCGAGACGGCCAATCTGTTCGCCGAGGCCGGCATGGTGGTGGTGACCTCGTTCATCTCCCCCTTCCGCGCCGACCGCGAGAAGGTGCGCGCCATCAATCCCGATACCTTCCACGAGGTGTACGTCGCCACCGGCCTCGACGAGTGCGAGCGGCGCGACCCCAAGGGCCTGTACAAGAAGGCCCGGGCCGGCGAGATCAGCTACTTCACCGGTATCGGCTCGGCCTACGAGGCGCCGGCCCTGCCGGAACTGACCCTGACTACCGAGGGCAAGAGCGTGGATGAGAGCGTCGCCGACCTGCTGCGCTATATCGAGAACGCCTTCTCGCTCTCGGCCCGCGAACAGGCCAACGGCTGGGGGCTGTAA
- the cysD gene encoding sulfate adenylyltransferase subunit CysD, with protein MNDLDALESQSIYILREAFNRLDKIAMLWSIGKDSNVMLWLARKAFFGHVPFPVLHVDTHNKIPEMIEFRDRVAKEWNLPLIVGENTQALAAGMGPHKGRVECCTALKTEGLKALLAKHGFTGVIAGIRRDEEGTRAKERVFSPRNQSAEWDFKDQPPEFWDQFKTDFAPGTHLRIHPLLAWSELDVWRYIERENIPMVDLYFAKDGRRYRSLGCAPCTGSVASTATTVAEIIEELETTKISERSGRAQDKESEDAFERLRAGGYM; from the coding sequence ATGAACGATCTCGACGCCTTGGAGAGCCAATCCATCTACATCCTGCGCGAGGCCTTCAACCGCCTCGACAAGATCGCCATGCTGTGGTCCATCGGCAAGGATTCCAACGTCATGCTGTGGCTGGCCCGCAAGGCCTTCTTCGGCCATGTGCCGTTCCCGGTGCTGCACGTGGACACCCACAACAAGATCCCCGAGATGATCGAGTTCCGCGACCGCGTCGCCAAGGAATGGAACCTGCCGCTGATCGTCGGCGAGAACACGCAAGCGCTGGCCGCCGGCATGGGGCCGCACAAGGGGCGCGTCGAGTGTTGCACGGCGTTGAAGACCGAGGGGCTGAAGGCGCTGCTGGCCAAGCACGGATTCACCGGCGTCATCGCCGGTATCCGCCGCGACGAGGAAGGCACGCGCGCCAAGGAGCGCGTCTTCTCTCCCCGCAACCAGTCGGCCGAGTGGGACTTCAAGGACCAGCCGCCCGAGTTCTGGGACCAGTTCAAGACCGATTTCGCGCCCGGCACCCATCTGCGCATCCACCCGCTGCTGGCGTGGTCCGAGCTCGACGTGTGGCGCTATATCGAGCGCGAGAACATCCCCATGGTCGATCTCTACTTCGCCAAGGACGGGCGGCGTTACCGGTCCTTGGGCTGCGCGCCCTGCACCGGCTCGGTGGCCTCCACCGCCACCACCGTGGCCGAGATCATCGAGGAACTGGAGACCACCAAGATTTCCGAGCGTTCCGGCCGTGCCCAGGACAAGGAATCCGAGGACGCCTTCGAGCGTCTGCGCGCCGGCGGCTATATGTGA
- a CDS encoding phosphoadenylyl-sulfate reductase, protein MPLDVDHLIARYGHLDGKDLLAALIKGELAGRVAVTSSFGAESAVLLDLVAQVDPATPVIFLDTDELFDETIEYRTQLERRLGLTNVVVVRPSDEELKDAADLWRTDEDRCCELRKVRPLARAVSGYDALVDGRKRAHGAERENLATLSDGGGVLKVSPLATWSAEAIEAYFVAHDLPRHPLVAQNYRSIGCWPCTRPVEPGQSPREGRWAGKNKSECGIHTKSLGR, encoded by the coding sequence ATGCCGCTTGACGTCGACCATCTGATCGCCCGGTACGGCCATCTGGACGGCAAGGATCTGCTTGCCGCCCTGATCAAGGGCGAACTGGCCGGGCGCGTCGCCGTGACCTCGTCCTTCGGGGCGGAATCGGCGGTGCTGCTCGATCTGGTCGCCCAAGTCGATCCGGCCACCCCGGTGATCTTCCTCGACACCGACGAGCTGTTCGACGAGACCATCGAGTACCGCACTCAGTTGGAGCGCCGCCTGGGCCTCACCAATGTGGTGGTGGTGCGTCCCAGCGACGAGGAACTGAAGGACGCGGCCGATCTGTGGCGGACCGACGAGGACCGCTGCTGCGAGCTGCGCAAGGTGCGGCCCCTGGCCCGCGCCGTTTCCGGCTACGACGCCCTGGTGGACGGCCGCAAGCGCGCCCACGGCGCCGAGCGGGAAAACCTCGCCACCCTGTCGGACGGCGGCGGCGTGCTGAAGGTCAGCCCGCTGGCCACCTGGAGCGCCGAGGCCATCGAGGCCTATTTCGTCGCCCACGATCTGCCGCGCCACCCGCTGGTGGCACAAAACTACCGCTCCATCGGCTGCTGGCCCTGCACCCGTCCGGTGGAGCCCGGCCAGTCGCCCCGCGAGGGCCGCTGGGCCGGCAAGAACAAGAGCGAATGCGGCATTCATACAAAATCCCTGGGCCGTTAG
- a CDS encoding nitrite/sulfite reductase, whose translation MKDATHADLSAIEPLVRSSDLAEYRQGLQRHQSGEWDAERFTAFRLRHGVYGQKQAGVQMVRIKIPGGVVPTPWLKTLATVNREFAKGPAHITTRQDFQLYYVPLERTADMLDVLNAGGITTREACGNTLRNMTSCALAGACGRELVDAGKVADQLARTWLRHPLVQHMPRKMKFTVSGCATDCGASPIHDLGFVAVEQGGKKGFKILAGGGLGGQPIMAVEVLSFVAEEDLPTVIEATARLHQRYSNRRDRAMARLKFVLKRFGAEKFTALFQEEFERLKNLPQRPWQPLSWRKPVEAPVARTPVGVVPGHDGKVALVVYIPLGIVDSDQLDALYDIAVSAGVTRLSTTRDQKLAFIDVAKDKVAEVTARVRALGFDIPEAAEDVPDVVSCPGTTTCRIGITNSQSFGIQVEKEARGKADAKGVSVHVSGCQNSCGLHHVADIGLHGMGKKIDGKPAPHYQLHFGGDAYAGQVGLEGPIVPARLANKAVALLRPEIRAARAKGEDVRAWAERLGKDGINAILAPLAAGQGDDLFTDWGDADVFVGPPKAKGECAAPQVSTTYYTDLADDGLINLDRFLGTGRWPEALKAGEEATVYALRLLLASHGVTTEDDQDAEGVFALFRSSPAASIEAVNAFESVLAERTSALVTGEADTYREAVAYFIDTVGVLVTKPKAPVVAEVGDLASILAVVA comes from the coding sequence ATGAAGGACGCCACCCACGCCGACCTCTCCGCCATCGAGCCCCTGGTTCGCTCGTCGGATCTGGCGGAATACCGGCAGGGACTTCAGCGCCACCAGAGCGGCGAATGGGATGCGGAGCGCTTCACCGCCTTTCGCCTGCGCCACGGCGTCTATGGCCAGAAGCAGGCCGGCGTCCAGATGGTCCGCATCAAGATCCCCGGCGGCGTGGTGCCGACGCCCTGGCTGAAGACCCTGGCCACCGTCAACCGCGAATTCGCCAAGGGTCCGGCCCACATCACCACCCGCCAGGATTTCCAGCTGTATTACGTGCCGCTGGAGCGCACCGCCGACATGCTGGACGTGCTCAACGCCGGCGGCATCACTACGCGCGAGGCCTGCGGCAACACCCTGCGCAATATGACATCGTGCGCCCTGGCCGGCGCCTGCGGCCGCGAGCTGGTGGACGCCGGCAAGGTGGCCGACCAGCTGGCGCGCACCTGGCTGCGCCATCCCCTGGTCCAGCACATGCCGCGCAAGATGAAGTTCACCGTGTCGGGCTGCGCCACCGATTGCGGCGCCTCGCCCATTCACGACCTGGGCTTCGTGGCGGTGGAGCAGGGGGGCAAGAAGGGCTTCAAGATCCTGGCCGGCGGCGGCCTGGGCGGCCAGCCGATCATGGCGGTGGAAGTGCTGTCCTTCGTCGCCGAAGAGGATCTGCCCACGGTCATCGAGGCCACCGCCCGCCTGCACCAGCGCTATTCCAACCGCCGCGACCGCGCCATGGCGCGGCTGAAGTTCGTGCTGAAGCGCTTCGGGGCCGAGAAGTTCACCGCCCTCTTCCAGGAAGAGTTCGAGCGCCTGAAGAACCTGCCGCAGCGCCCCTGGCAGCCGCTGTCCTGGCGCAAGCCGGTCGAGGCTCCGGTGGCCCGCACCCCCGTCGGCGTGGTGCCCGGCCATGACGGCAAGGTGGCGCTGGTGGTCTACATTCCGCTGGGCATCGTCGATTCGGACCAGCTGGATGCCCTTTACGACATCGCCGTTTCGGCCGGCGTGACCCGTCTGTCCACCACCCGCGACCAGAAGCTGGCCTTCATCGACGTGGCCAAGGACAAGGTCGCCGAGGTGACCGCCCGGGTCCGCGCGCTGGGCTTCGACATCCCCGAGGCGGCCGAGGACGTGCCCGATGTGGTGTCGTGCCCCGGCACCACCACCTGCCGCATCGGCATCACCAATTCCCAGAGCTTCGGCATCCAGGTGGAGAAGGAAGCGCGCGGCAAGGCCGATGCCAAGGGCGTTTCGGTGCATGTGTCGGGCTGCCAGAATTCCTGCGGCCTGCACCACGTCGCCGATATCGGCCTGCACGGCATGGGCAAGAAGATCGACGGCAAGCCCGCCCCCCACTACCAGCTGCATTTCGGCGGCGACGCCTATGCCGGCCAGGTGGGTCTGGAAGGCCCCATCGTTCCGGCCCGCCTCGCCAACAAGGCGGTGGCCCTGCTGCGTCCCGAGATCAGGGCCGCCCGCGCCAAGGGCGAGGATGTGCGGGCCTGGGCCGAGCGGCTGGGCAAGGACGGCATCAACGCCATCCTGGCGCCGCTGGCGGCGGGCCAGGGCGACGACCTGTTCACCGATTGGGGCGATGCCGACGTGTTCGTCGGTCCGCCCAAGGCCAAGGGCGAGTGCGCCGCACCCCAGGTCAGCACCACCTATTACACCGATCTGGCCGATGACGGCCTGATCAACCTGGACCGCTTCTTGGGCACCGGCCGCTGGCCCGAGGCGCTGAAGGCCGGCGAGGAAGCCACCGTCTACGCCCTTCGCCTGCTGCTGGCCAGCCATGGCGTGACCACCGAGGACGACCAGGACGCGGAAGGGGTGTTCGCCCTGTTCCGCTCGTCGCCGGCGGCCTCCATCGAAGCGGTCAACGCCTTCGAATCGGTACTGGCCGAGCGCACCTCGGCCCTGGTCACCGGCGAGGCCGACACCTATCGCGAGGCGGTGGCCTACTTCATCGACACGGTCGGCGTGCTGGTCACCAAGCCCAAGGCGCCGGTGGTGGCCGAGGTGGGCGACCTGGCCTCGATCCTGGCGGTGGTGGCCTGA
- a CDS encoding rhodanese-like domain-containing protein: MTNPDTLGYAGEISPKDAWERLASDPAAKIIDVRTQAEWSFVGVPDLSPVGKQVLLVSWQVFPTMARNDAFAAQVEAHGVKKDDTLLLLCRSGVRSRAAAELLTQLGYTAAWNITDGFEGPHDQAKHRGLTAGWKASGLPWAQG, from the coding sequence ATGACCAATCCCGACACCCTCGGCTATGCCGGGGAAATCTCCCCCAAGGACGCCTGGGAACGCCTTGCTTCCGACCCTGCGGCCAAGATCATCGACGTCCGCACCCAGGCGGAATGGTCCTTCGTCGGTGTTCCCGATCTGTCGCCGGTAGGCAAGCAGGTGTTGCTGGTCTCGTGGCAGGTCTTCCCCACCATGGCCCGCAACGACGCCTTCGCCGCCCAGGTCGAGGCCCATGGGGTGAAGAAGGACGATACCCTGCTGCTGCTGTGCCGCTCGGGCGTGCGGTCGCGCGCGGCGGCCGAATTGCTGACCCAGTTGGGCTACACCGCCGCCTGGAACATCACCGACGGCTTCGAAGGTCCCCATGATCAGGCCAAGCATCGCGGCCTGACGGCGGGCTGGAAGGCCTCGGGCCTGCCCTGGGCCCAGGGCTGA
- a CDS encoding L,D-transpeptidase family protein has translation MLSSRPLLFSLTMGLAVLGWEPGAQAQSSAETLRRIEAAIASAPLAEPAAEAKALRDFYRARQGQPAWNAATAQALLAEARALAAAQGLDPATYAVPNPPGDQDGDVLVSATLLRFGRDLAIGGVLPARNVGGFGAETRGEFDGARFLKALADGKPLAEQAEAISPHYVGYIRLRDGLEKARAMAAAGGWPTLPPGDKLVPGETDDRIPVLRRRLIASGDLGEGFAEGKTYDGPLVEAVKRFQTRHGLDPDGTVGGKTLAHLNVPADARARQIAANLERWRWMPRSFGRHHIAVNIAAQQMEVVDDGNIVMSMRVVVGDVKHPTPSMNTTVSSVVLNPAWRVPSSIANKEILPKLRKDPNYLATSNLQIVDLPEDSTGTAGDGIDWNAIGKKFPYRLRQPPGPDNALGQLKFNLTDSDDIYMHDTNNRKVFGRSYRALSHGCVRLERPVDLGELLLGSRWQGKLSENLAANKSTRTLMLERTTPVYMMYWTAWADESGNLHFRDDIYGHDRRLMTALDRAHAPAPRRTAGAS, from the coding sequence GTGCTGTCGTCGCGCCCGCTGCTTTTCTCCTTGACCATGGGTCTGGCCGTCCTCGGCTGGGAGCCGGGCGCGCAAGCCCAATCCTCGGCCGAAACCCTGCGCCGCATCGAAGCGGCCATCGCCTCGGCCCCGCTGGCCGAGCCCGCCGCCGAGGCCAAGGCGCTGCGCGACTTCTATCGCGCACGGCAGGGCCAGCCCGCCTGGAATGCCGCCACCGCCCAGGCCCTGCTGGCCGAGGCGCGCGCCCTGGCCGCCGCCCAGGGCCTCGATCCCGCCACCTATGCCGTGCCCAATCCGCCGGGCGATCAGGACGGCGACGTGCTGGTCAGCGCCACGCTGCTGCGCTTCGGCCGCGACCTGGCCATCGGTGGAGTTCTGCCCGCCCGCAACGTGGGCGGCTTCGGCGCCGAGACGCGGGGCGAGTTCGACGGCGCCCGCTTCCTCAAGGCGCTGGCTGACGGCAAGCCCCTGGCCGAACAGGCCGAAGCCATCTCGCCCCATTATGTCGGCTATATCCGCCTGCGCGACGGGCTGGAGAAGGCCCGCGCCATGGCCGCCGCCGGTGGCTGGCCCACCCTGCCGCCGGGCGACAAGCTGGTCCCCGGCGAGACCGACGACCGCATCCCGGTGCTGCGCCGCCGCCTGATCGCCTCGGGCGATCTGGGCGAAGGCTTCGCCGAGGGCAAGACCTATGACGGCCCGCTGGTCGAGGCGGTCAAGCGTTTCCAGACCCGCCATGGCCTCGACCCCGACGGCACCGTCGGCGGCAAGACCCTGGCCCATCTCAACGTGCCCGCCGACGCCCGCGCCCGGCAGATCGCCGCCAATCTGGAACGCTGGCGCTGGATGCCCCGCTCGTTCGGGCGCCACCACATCGCCGTCAACATCGCGGCCCAGCAGATGGAAGTGGTGGATGACGGCAACATCGTCATGTCCATGCGGGTGGTGGTCGGCGACGTCAAGCACCCCACCCCCAGCATGAACACCACCGTCAGTTCGGTGGTGCTCAACCCCGCCTGGCGGGTGCCCAGCTCCATCGCCAACAAGGAAATCCTGCCCAAGCTGCGCAAGGATCCCAATTACCTGGCCACCAGCAATCTCCAGATCGTCGACCTTCCCGAGGACAGCACCGGCACGGCCGGCGACGGCATCGACTGGAACGCCATCGGCAAGAAGTTTCCCTATCGCCTGCGCCAGCCGCCCGGCCCCGACAACGCGCTGGGCCAGTTGAAGTTCAACCTGACCGATTCCGACGACATCTACATGCACGACACCAACAACCGGAAGGTCTTCGGCCGCTCGTACCGGGCCCTGTCCCATGGCTGCGTGCGTCTGGAACGCCCGGTGGACCTGGGCGAGTTGCTGCTGGGCTCGCGCTGGCAGGGCAAGCTGTCGGAAAATCTCGCCGCCAACAAATCCACCCGCACCCTGATGCTGGAACGGACCACGCCGGTCTACATGATGTATTGGACCGCCTGGGCCGACGAAAGCGGCAACCTGCACTTCCGCGACGACATCTACGGCCACGACCGCCGCCTGATGACCGCGCTGGACCGCGCCCATGCCCCGGCGCCGCGTCGCACCGCCGGCGCGTCCTGA